Sequence from the Papaver somniferum cultivar HN1 unplaced genomic scaffold, ASM357369v1 unplaced-scaffold_150, whole genome shotgun sequence genome:
AAAGAAGTAACTAAGAAAATCTAAATCAATTATAAGACAGGACGTAATTAGACTCGAGTGCATTCTTGATTTGTAAATGATAAGATTTACTTCAGGGAAGACTCTTCACTTATTTTGATTTATTTGGTGTGTatatgttgctgctgttgttcaaATTGTTGATGATATTGTCCATATTGCTGGTGCTCTTGTTCAAATTGTTGATCCGGTTGTTGCTGATGCTGTTGGTGAAACATCCCCGAGTAACCACCAAATTGGTACTGATAATTATTTTGAGGTTGATTCGAGGGCATCACACAATTCCCAAAGTTGTTACCTAAAAACCGAGGATTATAATAATTAAACTGATTTCCATACTGACGATGGGGAACTGGTCCAGGCACGTTTGAGGACGTTGCGACATTCTCTTGACCTTCAATTTTGATACCTTCTTGCCCTTCgccatcttttctttctttttctatcCTCGGCTTCTTATTACAAGTACTGTTGATACTATTTCCAGCGTTACTATCATTATCAACCTCAGCAGTGGATTCAGTTTGTTTGCCGTTCTCGTGCCAGTGGACTCGGCATATGACCCAATCATCCAGCctcatgttgttgctgctgctgctgcatcctACTTTCTCTTTATCGTCACCACACATGACATATTCTTTCATCTGCCAATTTGTTGCAATACAATCTTTTTTATTCTTACCCACGTAGAACTTAAGGCTATTCCTATAACCAACAATTGTCCTTCCGTTAACTCCTGGAATCTCTTTAGTTTTGGATCCCATTCTCCAGTGTCCTTGGCCTTTTTTGACACTTCGATCAGCTCTAGTCCCGTtttgatattttttatttcttgctgAAAAGAAATAAGCATCCATGTCTTTGTTTCCTTCTGCAATAAAATCAACAATAATAAAAAATCGTAATAGAGATCAATTAACATACAAGAAACTTCAagaatcaagaaaagaaaataaggaacaaGAGTTTAACGTGATCAAGAAAATTTAACCAAGAGCATATTGCAACAGCATATAGTTCAGTACTTAAGCGAAAAGAATCAACCAAAGGCATGCATGTATACGTACCTAACAGCTCTCGAGGAAGATAATCGTAAATATTTGTGTCAGGGATAAAAGAAGGTCGAAAACGAGTAGGATCTCTAATCTTGTTCTTTATGTAATAAGACACCAACTCATCATCGCTTGGCTGAAGCTTGAAACCGGGTGGAAGATTTGGGTGCTGAATCCGAGGAGGATGTTGAATGGGTTCTTGATTGATGACATCTGGTTCGTCTTCGTGTACAATAACACTCTTACCCTTGTAGTCTTTAGGATTTTTGTCTCCCATCTTTGCGCTGTTTTTTTCTCTTACTACGTACAAAAACTATTCTCAAACTACTCTCTTTCTGATGATCTTTGTTTTCTTGTAGTTAGATGTACAAGAAATAGGATGACACTGCTGCTTATATATTGCCTACTTTCCGACTTGAAAATTAATTCTAATTTGACAAGAAGTAGGATTACTTCACTGATCAGGGAATCTccgattttttttagttttccttCTTGTATAAGGTTTTAATTTTTAAACGGTCAATGTGTCGTGAAATTTGGGTAGGTTGTCGAACTCTCAGGTGAAGAAACAGCTCAAAACTGGTGCCTTTATGCACAAAATTAGTTGTGTAATGTTTTTCATTAGATTCAGCCGCCCGCACAACTAGTTGTAACATACTTATTTTGGTTTATTCTCAGCCACCAATCTAAATTAACATCAACCATAGGAGTTGTTTTTAATAAAACGGTTATTACTAAGTTTGACCTGAATACTTAACTGACCAAGTTGACTACCGGTCAACACCCAAATACTAAAACGACAAATCCGAACACAAATTAATACATACTAAAATCAACGGCAAACACTAATTTGCGCTCTTCACATAACCTCTAAACGCTTAACTATGTCTGCAAAGGATGGTCGAACCATAGGGTTTTCTGCCCAACAGTCCTTCATGAGTGTTCCCCATTAGCTATCACAGCACTCCGGAATCGCCGGCCTCAGCTCTTTATTTTTAAGATCATCTGtatcaacaaaaaaagaaaaataatgtgtTTTATTTAAGCCTTGTGTATAAAAAATTTGAACAACAAACAAGAAAAGAATACAGATCGGGATGAATACCAAGAAATTTCTCCAGGGAAATATCCATGTTTGCATAGGGTACTTGTTCCGTCCAAATCTCCCATAGTACGATCCCAAATGAAAATATATCAGCAGCCTGTCATCCAAGGATATAAATTGTTCTGAAACGAAATTAATTTCTGGTTCGGAAAATATGAATCCACACCAAATTCTTGGATTAAAttatattaacactaactaaataTTGATACATATATCAAGTATGATTCTGCATTAAATCTTGTTTGAATATATCACCAGGTCTTAATATTTAGCCAGTATAATGTGAATGTGATATAAGTTGTACAAAATTAAACATAATCGAAACTGAAGTACGATGAGTTAAGCGATAGTCCTTTGGCAGTTATTGAAGTTTAGATGCTCTGTTGATTTCAAGAATGTGCATGTAAATGCAGGTAATATAGCTCATACATAATACAAACACTCTATGCGGATTGGATTTCCAGTGCTTCACCCAGAAGTAATGATGCAATACAGAATCTCTATGAAGGAGCCAGAAATCTGAGGATGCTCTTAAATTTAACTTTGATGCATCATTTTTGGAACAAACTGGTAAAGCTAGATTTGGACTAATACTTAGGGATCATGCAGGTTTACAACATGGAGCTAGATGTCTGCCATCCAAAAACAGAAAAGAAGAACAGTAGCTTACCCTCCCTGAAGCTCTACTCCCGCTGTCATCCAACCGCTCAGGTGCAATCCAAGGAAACGACTGTTTCCAGTCAGCCAAATCGAGATCTTCCGGAGTTCTCCTTATATTTGTATTAAACATGCCCAAGTCACCAATCTGTTAAAACAAATACATATAGAAATTCATTTATTTTCCAAATACATCAAAATGGCGTAGACGTTTTGTAAATGGACAAGCGAATAAATGTAATCACATACCTTGCAGGGATTGTTATCATAGAGCAACAAGTTGTTACACTTGACATCAAAGTGTATGATATTTTGGGCATGCAAGTATGCTAGCCCACGCGCTGCATGCATCGCTATCCTCACCTTGTCACTTTTGTCAAGTTTCCTAattaacataatttcgcatttgGTCAACATATCTTCCCTTCTTAgagaaacagaaaagaaaaaacaaaccaaCAAACAAGTTACGTACCCTGGATTCTCTGCAAGATATTTCCTTAGACATCCATGTTGCATATACTCACAGAGGACAGTAAGTTTTGGCTGTGGACCATCAGGGACAACCGCATAAAACTTCACCACATTTGGATGCTCAGTCTTTGACATAATAACTGCTTCACGCCAAAATATCTCTATCTGGAAAGGAAAACAAAGAATGTTATATCTATACTGCATTCAACTCACTATATATACTGCCATGCTATATCTATTTCAAGGTTGTAGCTAGAGTTGTTATTCAATAATCCAACTGAAATTTCTTATGATGCCTTTATCGTGTTCATATTGCGCTCTGACTTGAACTTTGTAATTTAGACTGTTGGGTTTTGATTTGTATCTCAGCAACTTCATAATACTACTTCCAGATGAATGTAATGGCATGTCCCTCCGAAGGTGTAGATATTTATGTGGTTTGTCTAGCATAATGCAATACCTAAAAGAGGTTGCAAGATAGAAAATGTTGTGTGCAGTCTTTTATTATGCGGTCCAAGAGCACATGCTGTTACATTGTTAAGAGAATTCTTACCAAATTATCCTCTTGTTCCCGGGAATATCCTTGGAAGCAGCTATCTTTAAGCTTTTTAATGACTACTGATGCCCCTTTCCATTTTCCAATGTGGAGTGAGCAAAAGGTTAATGTACCAAGTAATCCGAATTCCTCCAAATCGCTAAATCTTGCAACCTGTACGCTATATGGACCAAAGGAACCTCATGCAATCCTGCGTTCTGAAAACAGGGAGAAAGATTGTCAAAAAGAGAAAAATTTTAAACCCATCGAGACAGAGATGGTGAGAACGACAGAGAATTACCTTAGCCAGAAACTCCTGGATTTCCCTCTTAAAACTGGGTGGGGAAGTTATGCTTCCAGGTTCAACTGCACCTGGGAATATCGAGTCAAAAAATGACGCGGGAACCGATCGTTGACATTAAGGAGGATTGTGTCGAGATTTCTGTTTGCGAAGGAAGATGATTGGCCTTGGTGAGTCATGTCTGAATAAAGAAAAGAATGTTCAAATCAAAATCACTTGAGGATGTCAATTAATCACATAATATAAGCACACTTAGGAAAGTATATGTAAATCGGCATGGCACCACATATTGTACAAGTTGCATCAATATCCGTTTAGAGATGAAAAAGAGCAGACAATATGTTTCTGATCA
This genomic interval carries:
- the LOC113336008 gene encoding NAC domain-containing protein 96-like isoform X1; this encodes MGDKNPKDYKGKSVIVHEDEPDVINQEPIQHPPRIQHPNLPPGFKLQPSDDELVSYYIKNKIRDPTRFRPSFIPDTNIYDYLPRELLEGNKDMDAYFFSARNKKYQNGTRADRSVKKGQGHWRMGSKTKEIPGVNGRTIVGYRNSLKFYVGKNKKDCIATNWQMKEYVMCGDDKEKVGCSSSSNNMRLDDWVICRVHWHENGKQTESTAEVDNDSNAGNSINSTCNKKPRIEKERKDGEGQEGIKIEGQENVATSSNVPGPVPHRQYGNQFNYYNPRFLGNNFGNCVMPSNQPQNNYQYQFGGYSGMFHQQHQQQPDQQFEQEHQQYGQYHQQFEQQQQHIHTK
- the LOC113336008 gene encoding serine/threonine-protein kinase HT1-like isoform X3 translates to MSKTEHPNVVKFYAVVPDGPQPKLTVLCEYMQHGCLRKYLAENPGKLDKSDKVRIAMHAARGLAYLHAQNIIHFDVKCNNLLLYDNNPCKIGDLGMFNTNIRRTPEDLDLADWKQSFPWIAPERLDDSGSRASGRAADIFSFGIVLWEIWTEQVPYANMDISLEKFLDDLKNKELRPAIPECCDS
- the LOC113336008 gene encoding serine/threonine-protein kinase HT1-like isoform X2 translates to MSKTEHPNVVKFYAVVPDGPQPKLTVLCEYMQHGCLRKYLAENPGYVTCLLVCFFFSVSLRREDMLTKCEIMLIRKLDKSDKVRIAMHAARGLAYLHAQNIIHFDVKCNNLLLYDNNPCKIGDLGMFNTNIRRTPEDLDLADWKQSFPWIAPERLDDSGSRASGRAADIFSFGIVLWEIWTEQVPYANMDISLEKFLDDLKNKELRPAIPECCDS